In Salvia miltiorrhiza cultivar Shanhuang (shh) chromosome 4, IMPLAD_Smil_shh, whole genome shotgun sequence, the DNA window tttttaaagtgtttatgcatattttaatactatattttatgtgtttttatagatggaattcgttagatacatatatgtgagatacaacggacTCGTCGATGGTATACACTATGTTGGTGGGGCTACAGAGGTCCTTCCCCTCGTCAACGAAACTATTGAGAGCCTGATGTGCAGCGTCAACAATATTATGAGGACGCATTCGTTGAGCTCGAGCtaccaattgtattatttggcgaccaatctaTTTGGTAGGGAGACGAAATGTGGCTTGGCCACAGACGATGACGTGGAAGCCTTGTTGGCAACTGCCGActatcccatggtgtacgttgagcactACAACGGTCCGATTGTAGAAGAAGCCTACATCCctacttttaattttgttgatcCTTCGGGACACGTAGATGAAGCACAATGCAGTCAGTATGAGACGCCGTATTATCATCATACGTCATTTCATGGTGTCCAGAGCTCGCCTCCACGATAATATTTTACATGGGATGGACAACCGCTAGACGAATCTGCATGGAATCAAACCGAAAGGCTTAATGAAGTATGTGGGAGATTGAACGATGTGCGGACAGATGATGAACCTGAGCACGAAGCTGAAGGCTCGGTTGCATCAGGAGACGATGATGATTCTGATGACGAAGAATTTGACCCTGCGCTCGAGGTGGGCACTGCTTCTGatgcctctgaggatttattagacgacGATCTAATCGATTTCACGGAgaccgagcgagcaggttggatccgacaaagtacaACACGTGACGGAGATCCGACAGCCGAGACCGGTgatctaactaattggttagttcccttgattccagtggacgcctCGGCTTCGCTggttgctcgcgagagtgaccCTTCTAGAGTTGATGATCTGCAAAAGAATTCTTTTTACAACAGCAAAGACGACCTGATCATTGCTGTTGGTTTGTTGAACATGAAGCGAGGCACTGAGACAAAAGTTGTCCGCTCAGATCCGGGACGAGTCTATTTCTCGTGCAAGCACTCTGACAACTGCAATTTCGATCTTCGTGCGTCTAGTCACGACCGAGGGATGTGGAGAGTGCATAAGTTGAAAGAGCATTCATGCGAAGGGGACTTGCGCACAGCTAAAAAAATCAAGGCCCACTCGAAGGTGGTGGCAGCGTTTGTGGCAAACAGAATACGCGATGATggagaggtcattaagccgaaatcCATCATGGCTGAGTTAGTACGCGATTTcggcatcaaaatcaaatatgatgtcgcgctgcgtgcaagaaatctcgGGATGGATATGATATACGGTCGAGTTGATAATTCGTTCCTCCTGCTCCCAAGATATCTGTATGCCCTGAAGGAAGCGAATCCTGGCACCTTATATGATTTGGAAGCAGATATAGACTGCCGGTTCAAACATTTGTTTGTTGCTCTGGCGGCTTCCATCTCACCTTTCTACTTTCACCTTCGACCAGTGATTGTGGTTGACGGCACACACCTGAAGGGCAAAAATAGTGGCATTTTGTTTGTCGCCGTGACAAAAGACGGAAACGAGGCAGTTTTTCCCTTGGCGATCGGTGTCGgtccgatcgagaatgatgagtcgTGGAAGTGGTTTATGTCACATCTGAGAGGTGCTTGCGGCGAGCCCGATAACTTACTTATTGTATctgatgcgcatgtctccatcgctaatgctgtgaagagcgagtttccaaatgctactcacggtATTTGCTACTACCACTTGTTGAACAAGATGAAGGGTTACGGGCCCGGTGTTGCTGAGCTTTTCCGCCAAGCTGCATACGCCTACGAGCAATCAGATTACACGCGTGCAATGTCAGCCATGGCTGCTCTGAAGCCAAAGGCGTACGAGAAGTTGTTGCGCGTAGGCCCGgagaagtgggcacgatcacaaTGTCCTGTGTCCCGTTACAGTTTCCTTACATCCAATGCCGCCGAGAGTTTTAATGCACGTTTGCTGTGGGCCAGGCGTCTTCCAATCTGCTCGATGTTGGAGGCAGTCAGATTAGTTGTCGAGCAGTGGTTCAACGACAGGCTTGCGGCCGCACAAGAGAGCGATGAAAATCTGACTCCGGAGGCAAAACAGAAGCTCAGTGCAGAACTTGTAAAAAGTCGTCGTTACACAGCCAAGAGGACCACCGAGAGAAAATACAGGGTTCGTGCTAGTGGTCGCCATTATATGGTTGACCTTCAAAAGCAGAGCTGTGAATGCAACGAATTCAACGAGGACCAGATgccgtgttctcatgcgatTGCAGCCATTACGTATGTCATTTCTATTCATGACCATTATTAAATAACAAAAAGTATAATCGTTTGTTTTGCAGTGAGGCGAACGAGTCAGTGGAGGATTACGTGCACTCTTACTACTGGAACAGTTCACTAGTTGACACATACTCTGGTGACGTTAACCACTTGCCTCCCATAGAGAATTGGAATATTCCTTTTCGAATTGCATCTCAGCTTGTTTTACCAAATCTCTCTCGGCGACAAGCTGGTCGTCCAAAGGAAACTCGAGTTCGATCCGCAGGTGAAAGGCCGACTCAAAACACATCAACAGCGGAGGCATCAACTAGTAGCAAGAAACGAGCACCCAAAACGTGTGGTCTCTGTGGCGGGTCTGGTCACACACGTCGATCGTGCAAGGGTACGGCCACCGATGCGTAGTCGTATTTATGACATTAAGTTCATTTAGAGTTCCCTAATTATTATGATATGTTGTCCTATAGTTTATTATATTATTctaattattatgatattatttcaattctaataataatttataatttttatatataactcATAGACTCGCTATattctataattattattattacattagaaatagaaatgaattactatataattttgataaaaatatcataagttgaccggattgatggattaaa includes these proteins:
- the LOC131023609 gene encoding uncharacterized protein LOC131023609 is translated as MRTHSLSSSYQLYYLATNLFGRETKCGLATDDDVEALLATADYPMVYVEHYNGPIVEEAYIPTFNFVDPSGHVDEAQCNESAWNQTERLNEVCGRLNDVRTDDEPEHEAEGSVASGDDDDSDDEEFDPALEVGTASDASEDLLDDDLIDFTETERAGWIRQSTTRDGDPTAETGDLTNWLVPLIPVDASASLVARESDPSRVDDLQKNSFYNSKDDLIIAVGLLNMKRGTETKVVRSDPGRVYFSCKHSDNCNFDLRASSHDRGMWRVHKLKEHSCEGDLRTAKKIKAHSKVVAAFVANRIRDDGEVIKPKSIMAELVRDFGIKIKYDVALRARNLGMDMIYGRVDNSFLLLPRYLYALKEANPGTLYDLEADIDCRFKHLFVALAASISPFYFHLRPVIVVDGTHLKGKNSGILFVAVTKDGNEAVFPLAIGVGPIENDESWKWFMSHLRGACGEPDNLLIVSDAHVSIANAVKSEFPNATHGICYYHLLNKMKGYGPGVAELFRQAAYAYEQSDYTRAMSAMAALKPKAYEKLLRVGPEKWARSQCPVSRYSFLTSNAAESFNARLLWARRLPICSMLEAVRLVVEQWFNDRLAAAQESDENLTPEAKQKLSAELVKSRRYTAKRTTERKYRVRASGRHYMVDLQKQSCECNEFNEDQMPCSHAIAAITEANESVEDYVHSYYWNSSLVDTYSGDVNHLPPIENWNIPFRIASQLVLPNLSRRQAGRPKETRVRSAGERPTQNTSTAEASTSSKKRAPKTCGLCGGSGHTRRSCKGTATDA